DNA from Bacteroidota bacterium:
CCTGATAAAATAATGTGATTATGGCAGAGCATACAAATCATGTTTTCGGTTATAAGAATAATATTCTGGTATGGATCGACCTGTTGATCCTTACTTTCGTCACCATTGAAATCGCCCAGTTCGATTTTCATGATCTTACGGTGGTAATCGCGTTGCTAGTGGCCACCGCAAAAACATACCTGGTAGGCTATTTCTTTATGCACCTGAAATTTGAAAAGCCATGGTTCAGGATCATGGTAGGTATTATGGCCTTTGTGTTCATTGCGTTTCTCGCAATATTGTTTTTTGATTACTCATTCAGATAGGAGGAAATGATATGAATCCTGGAGCATCCAATTTTTCTCAGGGGGTTGACCTCGCCTTTTACGTGATTTTCGGCATATCGGTGGTGCTGTTGGTTCTGATAACAGTAACTATGGTGTATTTCATTATTCGTTACAACAAAAAGCGCCACCCCGTTCCAGCCAATATTGAAGGCAGTGTCACTCTGGAGATCATCTGGACGGTCATTCCTGTAATCCTGGTATTGATCATGTTCTGGTTTGGTTACATAGGTTACAAACCTATGGAACAAATCCCTGACGAAGCTATAGAGATAACGGCCATAGCCAGGATGTGGAGCTGGACTTTTGAATACGATAACGGGCGCAAGAGTGATCGTTTGATTGTTCCCTATAACAAACCGGTAAAGCTTGATCTGGTTTCTCAGGATGTATTGCACAACCTTTATATTCCTGCCTTCCGCATAAAGAAAGATGTGGTGCCCGGTCGGACCAACACTATGTGGTTCGTAGCTCAAAAAGAGGGTTCGTATGATATCCTGTGTGCCGAGTATTGCGGGTTACGGCATGCATTTATGATCACTAAGATTGACGTGATACCGGATGAGGAGTACCTGGCGTGGTATGAGCTGCCTGAAGACAGCCTGAAAAAGGACAATGCAGAGTTATGGTATGAAGTTACCAAAGCCAACGGCTGCATCGGTTGCCATTCAACAGACGGCAGTAAGTTGGTAGGATCCACGTTCAAGGGATTGTATAACAGCAAAAAGCTTGTTATAACGGCAGGAAAGGAACGCGAAATCGTTGCCGACGAAGAGTATCTTAAGAAATCCATCACAGAGCCCAACGAAGATGTGGTCAAAGGTTACTCCCTGGGCCTGATGCCTTCTTACAAGGACCAGATCAGCGATGAAGACATTGACATCATCGTGAAGTACATCAAATCCCTTGCGGATGAACAGAAGTAATGCTCCCGGGTACGCCGGGGCTGTTTTTGCTCTGATAAAATTCAGGATCACTTTTGCGGTGACATTGAGCACCTTCACAGGCTATGTCATGTTCAGCAAGGCATTGGATGCCGGCTTTATTGCGCCCGTCCTAGGAGTATTCCTGTTAGCAGCGGCTTCATCGGCTTTAAATCAGATTCAGGAGAAACGTCTGGATACGATTATGCTACGTACCAGGCAACGTCCGTTGCCGGCAGGCCACATAAGCTTTTTGGGTGCTTTGATGGTTGTGATCGTGTTTTTTCTTGCAGGAACTGCAATTTTGCTTTTTTTCACACCTGTTTGTGCGCTTTTTCTGGGATGGCTGGCATTTTTCTGGTACAATGCCGTTTACACGCCTTTAAAAAAAGTAAGCGTTTTTGCAGTGGTGGCCGGGTCGTTAATCGGGGCCTTACCTCCGGTGATCGGCTGGGTTTCGGCAGGAGGTAATGCACTATCCATACCCATTCTGGCAATGGCATTTTTCTTTTTTATCTGGCAGGTACCGCATTTTATTATGCTGTTGTTGAAATTCGGAACCGATTACGAAAAGGCCGGTTTACCAACCCTTACTACCAGGTTCACGGAGATGCAGATCCGCCGCATTATTTTCATCTGGACGCTGGGTACCGCGGTTGCTGCCATTCTTCTGCCTTTTGCAGGTGTATTCACGAGT
Protein-coding regions in this window:
- the coxB gene encoding cytochrome c oxidase subunit II, yielding MNPGASNFSQGVDLAFYVIFGISVVLLVLITVTMVYFIIRYNKKRHPVPANIEGSVTLEIIWTVIPVILVLIMFWFGYIGYKPMEQIPDEAIEITAIARMWSWTFEYDNGRKSDRLIVPYNKPVKLDLVSQDVLHNLYIPAFRIKKDVVPGRTNTMWFVAQKEGSYDILCAEYCGLRHAFMITKIDVIPDEEYLAWYELPEDSLKKDNAELWYEVTKANGCIGCHSTDGSKLVGSTFKGLYNSKKLVITAGKEREIVADEEYLKKSITEPNEDVVKGYSLGLMPSYKDQISDEDIDIIVKYIKSLADEQK
- a CDS encoding protoheme IX farnesyltransferase, whose protein sequence is MNRSNAPGYAGAVFALIKFRITFAVTLSTFTGYVMFSKALDAGFIAPVLGVFLLAAASSALNQIQEKRLDTIMLRTRQRPLPAGHISFLGALMVVIVFFLAGTAILLFFTPVCALFLGWLAFFWYNAVYTPLKKVSVFAVVAGSLIGALPPVIGWVSAGGNALSIPILAMAFFFFIWQVPHFIMLLLKFGTDYEKAGLPTLTTRFTEMQIRRIIFIWTLGTAVAAILLPFAGVFTSLAGKVLSVVLGLALPLSFLDMPDSRKPFLSGRAFMKINIFLLMIMLLVSIDNILY
- a CDS encoding cytochrome C oxidase subunit IV family protein, which gives rise to MAEHTNHVFGYKNNILVWIDLLILTFVTIEIAQFDFHDLTVVIALLVATAKTYLVGYFFMHLKFEKPWFRIMVGIMAFVFIAFLAILFFDYSFR